The DNA window GGGCGTCATAGGGATCACGACTCTCGATCTTCATGAAGCGCCCTCGACGAGTGGTGGTGGTTCAGGAGCCGTGGCCGGGCTGCGCATCCGCGCGACGAGTTCCGCCGCGCGATCGCTTCGACCCGCCTGGGGAGCGGGCGCCTCGGGCTCCGCCCAGAGCGACCCCGCTTCGAGGCGCTCCTGGTGAACGGGTCGCGGCGCGGGCGGATTGGCGCGGAGCCACTCAGCCAGGCGTCGGAAGTCCTCATGCGCCGCCGACTGGGGTGCGAACTCGGGAATCGCCTGCCCGAAGCTCGCGGCTTCGCGCAGCACTTCGTGTTCACGCACGACAACCGGGACGACGATCTCGGCGAACCGGCGCTCGAGCGCCGCGAGCACCTCCTGCGACACCTTGGCGCCATCTCGATGCATCGACGGAAGAAGGCGCAAGGTCACCTCCCTGCCGAGGCGCGCCGCAACCGCCTGCACGGTGGCGACCTGGCGTTCGGCTCCTCGAAGCGCGAAGTACCCCGTTTCGACCGGCACGATCGT is part of the Phycisphaeraceae bacterium genome and encodes:
- a CDS encoding ParA family protein yields the protein MRVTAIVNQKGGCGKTTTAINLASVLASGGARTLLVDLDPQSHCSLGLGIPESRVEVAMSHALSAPDDIDPESLLWEVARNLKLAPSTIELAAFEATSHGAERDRRLERLLARLASDFDWCILDCPPTVGLLTFNALRACDETIVPVETGYFALRGAERQVATVQAVAARLGREVTLRLLPSMHRDGAKVSQEVLAALERRFAEIVVPVVVREHEVLREAASFGQAIPEFAPQSAAHEDFRRLAEWLRANPPAPRPVHQERLEAGSLWAEPEAPAPQAGRSDRAAELVARMRSPATAPEPPPLVEGAS